The DNA window AAACAGGTCGGCACGGAATATGCCCTTGTCCACGGCCTCCCGCAGATCACGGTTCGTCGCCGCGATGAAGCGAACGTCGAGTGCGCGGGACGCTGTCTCACCGAGCCGCCGGATGTGCTTCGTGTCCAGAAGCTCCAGGAGCTTCGCCTGCAGCCCCACAGCCAGGTCCCCGATCTCGTTGAGGAAGACCGTTCCTCCCGCCGCCGTTTCCAAGAGCCCTGGCTTCGCCCCGGCTGCTCCGGTGAATGTTCCCTTGCTGTGGCCGAACAGCTCACTTTCCCACAACGCCTCCGGGATCGTGTTCAGATCCACACTGACGAAGGGACCCTCATGGCGCGGGCTCACGCCGTGAATGTAGCGAGCCAAAAGATCCTTGCCGGTGCCGGTCTCGCCGGTGATCAGGATGGCTATGTCACTGCGGGCGTAACGCTCGGCCAGACGCAGTGTTTCCACCGTCGACGCGTCTTCGGCGACGAACGTGGGTTTGCCGTTGCGCGAGTCGCCGTTGCGCGGATAGATCCTGGCGGTTGTGTCCTCCGAAATCCGCACCAGTTCGGAGTCGGTCTGCTCGACCCAGTAGGATACGCCGACCTCGTCAAAGAGTCGCTCGGCTTCCATCAGGTATGCCAGCCGCTCCCGATTGGACAACAACGGACACCGCCCCGCCGACAAGCATGACTTGCCCCATTCCAGTTGGGCACCAATGGAACGGAGAATGTGAACCGACTGTCGAAACGCCCTGGCCGCCTCGCCCACCTCCCCGCGACGTGAACAAACCTCACCGAACACACGGTGGACCGCCCCCTCCTCGAAGCGTTCACCGACCTTGCGAATCGAGACCAGTGCCCGTTCCCCTTCGGCTATCGCGCCATCGAGGTCGCCCTGCGCCAAACGGACCTCGGCCAGAAGCCGACGCGATTGACCAATGATCGTCTCCGAGGATATCTCCACCCCCCGTGAGACTGCGCACTCGAGCTGGGCGGCCGCTGCGTCCAACCGACCGCGGGAGAACTCCAACTCTCCCATGTACTCGTACCAGATTCCCTCCTCCCGGGGGTACGAGCATATCGTGCGCTCAGCGCGTAGACGCTGCAGTGTGGCTTCCGCTTCCGCAAAGCGATGGCCGAGGATATCGGCGTAGCTCGCCGAAAGATCAAAGCGAATCACGCTGAGGACGTCGCCGTTCTCCGCGTGAAACTCACGGACACCGCGGAGAGTTTCCTTGGCCTCAGCCAGGTGCCCCGTGAGCAGGTGGGTACGGGCCGTGTTGCTGTTGGCAACGGCGACCCATCGCGGCAGACCATGTCGCAGTGCGATGTCCGCGCACGCCCTGTAGCTGGCGATGGCCTGCCGATACTCGGACCTGTCAAAGAGGATGTTTCCGAGCCAGTTGAGCGCCCGGGCTTCGCCTTCCGGCGCATCGATCCTCTTGTAGGTGAAGAGAGCCAGATTGGCACTTTCGCATGCGGCCTCGAGATCGCCCAGATAGTACTGCGCCACGGACATCGAAAAGCAGGCTCGGGCATAAAGCCCATGGTCATCGCCCTGTTGCAGTGCCCGCGCGACCTGGCGCGAGACGGACAAGGCTTCCTGATAACGGCCGAGGAACGCCAGGCACTCTCCGCACAGAGCGTCCATGGTCCAGCGATCATTGGTCCCATGAGTACCGGCCCGAGCGTCGGCCTCACGCCGAAGCAGCTTGAGCGCCGTTTCATAATCCCGGTGCTTCATTCTCTCTTCGACGGCGGCGACCCATGTGTGCGTGACAGTCGCGCTCATCGACGGACCTTCCTTGGGTTCGACAGCCAGCGAGACGGGGCCGATGACGAAGGTGCTGTCTTTGGCACGGGCAGCCAAGCCAGCGGCAACGGCAAACGAAGACCGGGCCAACCGACAAACAGGACACTGCCGCGCAGTCTGTGACTTGAGGTGGTCGCAATACTCAAGTCATCGTTGGGGTGTCCCGCAGACGTCGTCAGTCGTTCCCGGCTGATCCCCCATGCACTGGGCGACAGGACCAAGACACACAGACAGATCACCAGCAACAGCTTGGTCAACTTCATGGCCAAAACCTCCTTTAGGGAAAACGTTCAACCTCCGCGTGAACTCCGCGCGGTACAACACCCATTCTCGACTCGTGCAGATTCGGTTTCCGGCCCCGGCTGAAGCGGCCGGTGGCCTGCTACCCGGACATTCCATATGTCGTGAAGTACACATAGTCAAGCGCTGTTCTTCACCAACAAAGCGGCAGCGGCAATGCAGGAACGTGTTCTGTGCCTACTACCCGCGAATGGGTCGACTATTCCACTGCCGGATACGGCCGGAGGAGGAGAATGCGTTTTTCGGGCACGCTGCGTAGTGGTGCTGCGAAGTAGCGCGACGCACTACGCACCTTCAACAACCCGCAAGGGAGTCCCTGAAGCGGCCATTCGATTGGCAGTCAACGAGGGAAGATCGGACGTGCGGCGCCTCTGGCCTGGGCACAGCAGTTGCTGCCTGTGCTGTCGGCGCCCGCTTGGAGAGTCTCTCCGGGGGGAGCGGGCCTCGTTCGGACCCCGCCGCCGACACGCCACGCATGCTACCCCGTCGGCGGCGGGGGACAGATTCGATCCCTTCGCCTGCAAGAGTCAGCATAGGCAGGCCGAACATGGGCGGAAGAAAGGGTAGATTCCCCAGAATCGGATTTCGGGTACTTGGCGCGTTAGCGGTACTTTGGGGCACCGTCTCCGCCGCCGTTGTCTTCGCCATCCGCTTCGACCTGTTTCCCCACCAAGAAGCGCCGGAAATACCATCCCCCGGTGAGTCAGTTGAAGACTTGGAATTCCTGCCGCTACCCGGGAATTCGGAGGCCTTTCGGGCCGACCGGCCAAGGTCAAAGACCGCGATCGTCTTCTTCGATCCCGCCGACGATGATTCGCGTGACCTCGTCGGTCGACTCACCGGAGGTCGCCTTCCCGCGATAAACACCGGCGTTCGCCCGCTTGCCCTGGTCCTGAAGACGCCGGCTCGTGTCCCCGGGAGCCCGACGTCAGTTGACGCGCTTGGGTGCTTTCGCTTGGACGAAGAAACCACTCAACGACTCCGGTATCTCCCTAGCGCCTGGCTGATCCGGGACGGGGCCGTTCAGGCCGTCATTGAGGGTTTTGGCGGCGCAGAAGCCTTGGCCGCCTCCGTGACTGAGTTCGTCGGCACCGCCAGCGGCAACAAGGTCTGGCCCAAGATGGCGGTGAGCGGGTGGGGAAGGATCATCCCGCCAGAGTCGGCGCTCCAAGAGGCGACCGGCTTGCAGCGAGTTCGAGACTTTCTCGGGCCGGGCAGCACGTCTCAGAGCAGGGTGATGACTCGTGTCGCCCTCGTTTGGAGGTCATCTGATTCAACGAGCGCTTGGCAGATCGACTTGGCCAAGCCCAACTGCAATTGCCCATTTGATCGGGTGGAGCGCTGGGACGAAACCCGCGTGATGCTCGACCCGACAAACGGTCAGGTTCTCGATGTCATCGTGCGTGGCGCACTGACGACGGCCGAGTTACGCGCTTATGTACCAACGGACTAGCGGCGATTCCAACGAAAGGGTCAAAACGGAACCCCGGGGCCATGGGACGATCGGGCGATCCCACCACAGCCACCGGGGCCACCCCCTCAAGGAAAGGAGGCGCCACAATGTAGCCACAAACCGTGTAGTTGCAAGGCGAATGACCAAGTGGAATTCAATCACCCACATCGGGAGGATGGCCATGAATGCAAGAAAACTCTTGACCTCGCTGGCGGTCACGATCATGCTGACCGATATGTTGCTCGTCCTGCTGGCCTTCGTGCCGGCGACGCACACAAGTGTGTTCTTGAACCATGCGTCGCAGCCGGCCGTGGCGGCGTCAGCGGTTGCACCAGGCTTGCTAACAGCAGGTGGAGCACCGAACGAAGGACCACGGACAGCATGGAGCCCGTGGGGAGCCGTCTACGGCTGGGCGAAGAACTGTTGGAAGTGGTTCCGGAATGGCGACGAGGGGGCGGGCAGGCGCTGCCGCAGCTTCCGCAGCAGGCAACAGGATTGATTAGGGGAGCAAGGGGGGAGTGCCGGACGGCGCTCCCCCCGATCTTCAGAAGGCAGTCGTTCTTGCATCTGAGATAATCAAGGGGGAGCCAGTATGGGAAATCCCTGTTTGATCCAAGTTCGATTCACGCGGACATTGCTCTTGATGCTCTTGACGGGGATTCCAGTGCGGGGACAAACGTCAACGAGCACCGCGCCGGTTTCGAACGGAATCGGAGAATCCAGACTACGCCTCCCCGATTCAGCGAGTTTCCGATGTTCACCGGATACCGGTAGAGATACCGATCAGAATTTCTTCGGCACAATCAAGTCTTCGGGCCCCGTCTGCTGGGCCGAGAAATCCCTGTTCCGTATCGGGCCGTATCGTTTCGCGCCCTTTCCGGATGCGTACTATCAGGAGCAGTACGGGTGGGAAGTCGGCGGCCTGACACGCGTTTCTTGGGAGCATACCCGGCTCACGGGATCGGGTGGTCTGTTGCTTCAACTCCTGTACTCCGTGCGGGACGACAGGATTGCGGGACGCATCTCTCCCGATCTCGACCTTGGGGGTCGGGAGGACACGACCAGTTTTCATCTCGCGGGCGACTTCTACTCGCGAGTAGGAAGACGCGGACTCGGTGCTGGTCTTGAATTCCGTGCTCAGGCAGGACCGGCTGCTTTTGAGAGTTGGCTGTCTGCAAGGATATATGTCTTGCGTGAGGATTACCGTGCGTCAGCGTGGTTGAAGTCGCAGGATTGGGATGTCGGCAACCAGACAGCGGCGCGGCTTACGATCGAGTACGACGACCAAGAGAAGGGTGCACCGATCGTTCTCGGTATTAGGACCCGGCTGAATGGAACCGTCGGTACCGACATTGCAGGCGGTGATTTCGTGTATCGCAAGCTATCAGCGTCACTGGAGAGGGTTTGGCCGGAGTTTCGAATCTGGGGGTATTGGGGCGCTGCGAGCGGTCATGTCCCCGTTCAGCAGTGGTTTGACGCTGCAGTCGAGGGAGGTGTCGCGGGACTGCCGATTCGGCTGATCCGAACCAAAGGGTTGGGTGCTGGCGGAGTGGAGGGACGCCTTTCATTGAGCTACGCCGACTTCTTCCTGCGACCGTTCGCCAGCTATGCGCACGCGGATGGATGTCATCGCGACCTCTGGGAGCTCGGTATTGCCCTCACGGGCGACTACATGGAATGGGGATTCCATGCTGACAATTGGGTTCTCAGAATCGATCTCCCCTTCTATTCCAGCGGCGCAGATGATCCGGGGTTGTCGATGCGTCGCGCGAAATGGGACCTGCGACGGTTTCGGGTTCGTCTGAACCTGCCGATCGAGTTTGCCGGCCAGTCGGAGAATGTCTCGTACCGATACCCGAACCGGTAACGTCATGGTTCCGGTCGGATGAATGGGGCAACCGACGGTACCACCGATTCTCAGCGCATTGATCATCGGTCTACTCATATTCACGACTGTGGGCTTCGTCTCGGGAGGAACGTCTCCTGCTCAGGCAGAAGTGCGACCGGCCCCCATGCCCGACTCAATAGACGTCGTTGGGCCGACCGCGACGGACACGTCGAATCCCTCCGGCCTATTCGGGACGATCAAGAACGAGGGCCCGGTCTGTGAGGCGCAGAGGCCGCTGTGGTCGGTCGGCCGACTGGGCTTTGGGGCGTTACCATTCCCTTCATACCAGGAGCGGTTTGGCTGGGTCTTGGGGGCAGCCGCGTGGTTAACTTGGGACGGAGGTCAGAGTACATCGTCGGCGCTGGCACTGGGGGCGCTGCCCTCGTATGAACAGCGCGAGGACCGTTTGTCCGGCCAAATCGCATTGTCGGTGGGACTCCTGCGGCGCACCGACATGAGGTCGGACATTGGTGTGTCGCTGTACAACCGCCTCGGTTGTCGCGGCGGTGGAATTCAGTTGTCGCTCGGCCTGTCAGAACTCGAGGAAGAAGAATGGCTTTCGGTTGTCGCAGGAGCATATCGGGAGGAGTATGTCAGTCTCGAAGCCCTTGGCCCGCACGATTGGTCTGGGGGCCAACGCGCGTGGGGACGCGCCGACATCAGACTCTCTCAGCCGCAACACCCAACGATCCTGCATCCTGTCCGGATATGGCTGCATGGTGCACTGAGCATCCGTGACTTGGGCAGAGACTTCTCGTATCGCCTCTTGACAGGGCGAATCACCTGGCCGCATCGCCACTGGGAGGTCTGGATGCATTGGGGGATCGCATCAGGAGACTTGCCCATTCAGGAACTGTTCGACCTCGCCATCGATGGTCAACTGGGCGCGGTGCCGCTTCGCCGCTATCGCACAACCGGCTTTCAAGGCACCGGTGCCGAGGCCTCGTGGCAATCTGATGTGGCGCGCTTATGCCCGGCCCTACGCCGCTCTGACGCGCAGCGACGGGCAATCCGGGGAATTCGCCGAGTTGGGTCTCGGGTTCACCATGGGAAAGAATCCAAACGAGTATGAACCGGATGAATGGATTGTCCGGGTGGACGTCCCGATGTACTCATCGCATGGTGACAGATCGAGCGTACGTGCGAAGTGGGACCTGCGACGCTTCGTGTTTCGCGTGAACCTCCCTTTCCCCTCCCTGACGCGCGATCAGGAGATCCGTTATCGGTATCCGGGTCGGTAGCAGAATCGTGATGTCGCGCCATTGGAGTCCGGATCAGGGCACGCCGTTGACGGCGGACTCGTGTTTCCACGCCGGCAACGGGCGGGAGTCAACGCTGCCGGATGCCCACGGAGGCAGACTGAGAGGGAATCACACCTCGAAGAAGGTGCTGCTGACCCAGACCAGAACGACGATCAAAAACAGCCCCAGCGCGATGCTCCACGCGATCAGTTTTTTCTCGATCGGCAACAGCGGCTCGTGCTGCATCCGCTGCAGCTCGTCTGCGAGTTTCGGCTCGGTCATGGTTCGATGCCCTCCATGAGAAATTCCAGCAGAGTAAGCGATAGAAGAACACCCACACCCGCCCGCCTGCGGCGGGCGACCTCTCCCGGGGGGAGAGGTTGGTGATTCCCCTCTCCTCTCTGGGGAGAGGGCAGGGTGAGGGGCTGCCACCGGTGCATTGCACAGGCCGAAGCCACATCGCACGTTGAGCTTCTCATTGTGTTAGATGCTCCAAGGGTCATGTGCGAAGTTCCCAGCAGTGCCCGGTCACAACAGCGGCGGCTTCACGCCGTGAAAGAACAGCCATGAGATCACCAGCCCGATCCAGATAATGAACCCGAACAGGCAGATCACATAGACAAGGGCGAGACGGCCGATCCCCTCGGCCCACAGCCTCCGGAAGTCGGAGACGACGCCGATCGTGAAGAACGTCATGACGAAGAAGATGCCGCGCAGAACATTGGCCTGATTCATGGCGGCCTTGGTCAGAGCAACCGACCCGGGCGACAGGGCGCCAATGAGGATGACAGCCCCGAACGTGGCGATATACCCGATGATGAACTTCGGGAATCTCTCCCAGATCTGGACGGCCGAAATCCGTCCCCCAGTGGTGCGCTCGATCTTCGCCGACCAGATCCAAGCGAGGATGAACGCCCAGACCGCGATGAAGGTATCGATGAACACTTTCACGGTTGTCGTCGTCGCCATGATCCAACCGGGCTGGTAGCGGATGCCCTGTTCAGCGGCCTTGGCCAAGATGAGCGACTCCGAGATGGCGCCGCTCGCGACCGCGGCGCCATCGGTCTTGACCGCCAGTCCCATCCAGGCCCCCGCCACCATCGGCTCGTCATGCAGGAAATGTTGGGCGATGAAGGGCAACGCAATCAGCTCCACGACGGCAAAGATCACGACCAAGGAGGAGACCATGATCGGCACGACCGGCCGGGCTTTGATCGCCGAGCCGGTGGCGATCGCCGCCGAGACGCCGCAGATGGAAATGCCGCTGGCCAGAGGTACCGACCACTCGCGGCTGAACTTGAACCACTTGCGGGCCACGAAATAGACGAGCGCCCAGTAGATGAGGTAGGCCTCGACGATGGCACACAGCCCCCGGAAGATGACCGATGTGGCCAGCCCCAGTTGCTCCGCCGCCGTAATCCCCAGGAAGCCCCCCAAAACGACGATCGCGGTCTTGATGTACAACTCCGGCAGCAGGGCGCCTCGCATGGCACCGACCCAGCCGGGGGCGAAATTGCCGATCAGCAGCCCGACGATCAGAGCGATGATGTACCCGGCCTCCGAGGTCAGGTTGAGTGACCAGGATATGCCGAACGACCCGTGCTGGTTGGTCGTTGCCGCGATATGCGCCCAACCGCCGGCGATCCAGCAGACATAGCTGATGACAAACACCAGCGTGAATGCAGATGCAAACTTCCGGAGACCGACGCCCAAGAACATTGCCCCGCAGGAGAGTAGGCCAAGCAGGAAGAGGTACGTAAGGAGGAGTGACAGCCAGCCGGGGAGCTGGCCATAACCGCTGGAGACCGGCTTCAAGGCCACCGCGAGACTCGTCCAGACCTTCGTCGTCACAACCCAACCCAGCAGGTCCCATCCACCCAAGGTGGCCAGGGACAACAGGAAGAGGAACAGACCAATCGCCACCGCCAACCAGTCTTCGCTCAGACGAAATCGCCGACCGTCTTGAACCTTGGCATCCACCGTGATTGCCTCCCTGTCTGCCGGATTGTGATCCCGGTCGAGAATGGGTTCACAAGGTCGCCGGATTCTTGGCGTCCGCCATCATAGCGAACGAAGGACCAACAGGCAACAACCCTTACGGCCCCCCGAACCGGATGGTCGGCATGATGCATGTTCTCGAAGAGGCGGGTCCGCCACCTCGCGCGGGGGTTCCCGTTCTCCAGCCGGGCTTGATCTGTCGCCCGCCGGGGGGTATGTTCACAATCGATGGCAGCCCCACGACGAATCCTCGTCGTCGAGGACGAGAAGGACATCGGCGATCTCGTCGTTCATTATTTGCAGCGCGAGGGTTTCACCGCCTATCGCGTGGGGGACGGCCGGACCGCCCTGGCGCGGGCCGAAAAGGAGAAGCCCGATCTGATCATCCTCGATCTGATGCTGCCGGGAATCGACGGTCTGGAGATCACCCGCCGACTGCGCCAAGCCGAAGGCACCATGCTCATCCCGATCATCATGCTGACGGCCAAGGCCGAGGAAAGCGACAAGGTCATCGGCCTGGAGATGGGAGCGGATGACTACCTGACAAAGCCATTCTCTCCCCGCGAGCTTCTGGCGCGCGTACGCTCCATGCTGAGACGGCTGGAACGCGGCGAAAAAGCGCCCTCCTCCTACCAGTACGGTCCTTTGCAGATAGACCGCGCCAGGTTCGAGTTGAAGGTCGATGGGACCCCGATCGCGCTCACGGCCAAGGAATTCGGCCTGCTGGAAGCGTTTCTTCGTGCCCGTGGCCGGGTACTCACGCGCGAGTTCCTGCTCAACACCGTGTGGGGATACGACTACTACGGGTCGACTCGCACCGTCGACGTCCACGTTCGGCATCTGCGCGAGAAGATACCGCTGTTGGCTGCGGCAATCGTCACCGTGAAGAACATCGGCTACAAGCTGCGCGATGAGCTTTAGCGGGGTGCAGAAAGACGCGTGGAAGTGATGGATTGCCCCCACTTGTTATTCCGGGCGACTTGCCCCAAGCGAAAGCGAGGGAAGCGGGGAATCTGCCGTTTCTTCCTATGAGAAGAAAGCAGATTCCTCGTCCCGCCGGAGAACGGCGGGACTCGGAATGACAGTGGTTGGCTCTTTTTCAGCAACCTGTTAGACTATGATCGTCGTTCCCGGGTGGATCATGCCACGCACCTGGTCGATCGCCGGCACCATCGCACTCGTTGCGGCCGCACTTGGACTCTGGGCGTCCGGTCACTGGAACGCGGCCACGCTGCTTCTGAGCGTGGTCGTGGTCTTGGTGGGCGTTTGGTGGTCGCGATTACGAGCGCAACGGCGATTGGCGGGATTGACCGAGACGGCGACGCGTTTCGCGCGGGGCGATTGGAATGCTCGGGTACCGATTGATCCCTACCGCCGGTCGGATGTGCTCAGTGAGCTGGCCCACGATTTCAATCAGATGGCCGACGAAGTTCAATGGAGATTCCTGGAATCCGGCCGGGAACGAGATCAGCTTCAGGCCGTACTGGCCAACATGTCCGACGGCGTGCTGGCCATCGACCGACAGGGGATTGTTCGGCTGGTCAATGATGCGTTTCTCCGCTTCTATCGCTCCCTCCTCGCAGACCCGATTGGCTGCCACCAGGCTGAGGCCTTCCGTGACCGTGGATTGAATGAGCTTCTGGAAAGACTGCTGACGGGTGAAGCCCAGGAAAGCGAGGAGCTGGAGACCATGGCGCCACGACGCCGCATACTTGTGGCACGCCCCGCCATGATCGCCGCGGCACGTGACGACGACGTATGGGGCGTGCTGGTCGTACGCGACGTGACGGCCCGTCGCCGGATGGAGCAGATGCGCCGGGACTTCGTCGCGAACGTCTCCCACGAGCTACGAACCCCCCTGACCGCAATCATTGGGTACGTTTCGGCGCTACGCGACCTGGGGGTCTCTGGCGATGAGGCAGGCAGATTCCTCGACACCGTTGAACGAAATGCCGCCCGGATGGACCGTATCGTCGGGGATCTCCTGGAATTGTCGCGGATCGAAGCGCCGGGATACCAACTGACGCGCACCGAATTCCCCCTTCCCGACCTGCTGGAGGAGATACGGTCAAACACCGGGCATGCGTTCGACTTGAAGCGCCAGACACTGACTCTCGAGACGTCCTCCGCGGTCGATCGTGTTTACGCCGACCGGGATGCGCTGGAACGGATGTTGATGAATCTGATCGACAACGCCGGGAAATACACCCCCGACGGCGGTCGCATCAACATATCGACAGCATTCGATGGAGATGACCTTGTCATCGTAGTCGCCGACAACGGCATCGGTGTGCCCGAAGCCGATCAGGCGCGGCTGTTCGAGCGGTTCTTCCGCGTGGATCGCGGCCGGTCGCGCGACATGGGGGGAACCGGGCTTGGCCTGTCCATCGTCAAGCACTTGGCGGAGGCGCACGGTGGCTCCGCCTCGTACGAGCCCAACCTGCCGACCGGCAGCCGCTTCATCATCCGTCTTCCCCAGACCCGCCCAGATTGACCCTCGGTGCCTCCGGCCATGCACAGCTCATAGCCGGGGGGTTCCGCTCTGCCCAAGCCCTCGAAGCTCGGTCCGCTCATAGACTCGCGATCCGATCCGGTCCGACCGCACGAGGCCCGTGCCGAGAATTTACATGAAATTAACACATCAATTACCAGGCGTTTACTCGTGTGGGGCTTTCATCTCTGCCACGCCACGGGAGAATAGTACGTTCACGAATATCAAAGGAGGAGAAATTGAACCGACCCACCACGACAAAGCAGGCGACCCGGAGCAGGATCCGTGCCGTGACACTGATCCGATATGCACTGTGCGCCAGCTTACTGATGGGTGGAGCCCATTGGGCGAAAGGCGAGGAACCTGAAAGCGACAGTCTTTACGACCAACTCAACCAGGTCACCGATCAGATGGCAGGAGTGCAGGAGAGACTGGCGATAGCGGAGTCAGACATTGCCAAGCTGAAGAAGGTCAAGATCACCGGCTACGTGCAGGCGCGCTACGAGTACCATGATGATGCCATCGGCAGTCCGGCTCTGGGGACGACATCCTCAGATAAGAAGAACCAGGGGCAACTGCTCAACCGGTTCTTCATCCGGCGCACCCGACTCAAAGCGGCCTTTCAAGCCAGCCCGAATGCCGCGGGAGCGGTCTCCTTTGACGGCTCGGCATCGGGTGTCTCGCTCAAGGATGCCTACGTCAGCGTAACCGAACCGTGGAGTCAATTGACGTTCACCTTGGGGCAATTCAACTGGCTGTTCGGTTACGAGATCTCGTTCTCATCCTCCAAACGCGAATTCCCGGAACGGGCCCGGTGGGCGCGCACGCTGTTTCCGGGCGAGCGCGACCGCGGCGTAAAGGTGGAGACGTCCTTCCTCGTTGAAGACAGGTACACATTGGGACTTCAGGCGGGGCTCTATAATGGCAATGGCGTGGATGATAAGTCGTTCAACTCCAATGACCCTAACAAGTCAAAAGACGTCATCGCTCGGGCGACGTGCGGGCTGGGGTTCCTCGACTTCGGCGTGTCCGGATACTGGGGAAAACAGTTCAACCCCAGCGACCAGTCGATCCCCGCGCAGCAGCCGTCGACCACCGACAAGATCCGCTACGGCGTTGACGCACAATACTTCTACGAGCTTCCGCGCCTGGGCGGCGGTGTGCTCAAAGGCGAGCTCGTAGCCGGCAAAGAGCCCAAGAACGCCAAGGGTTTTCTCTCCGGCGACACAACCCGCAACGTGCTCGGGTTGGACATCGTCTGGGCGCAGAATCTCAGAGAAAGGTTTCAGTGGATCTCACGTCTGGATTTCTATGACCCGGACAGGGATACCGAACAAGACCAGACAACGACGTATGGTCTGGGTTTGATCTACTTCTGGGACGGCAACAGCAAGCTCAAGCTCATCTATGAGATCCCGAAGACCGCGGGTAAAAACGAGGTAAAGGACAACACCATCACTCTGGAATGGGTTTATACTATCTGACGAGTCTCTCGGAGGAGGGAATGGGTATGAAGCGGATTACGGCATTCATCGTTGCGGCATCATTGATGGTGGCGGGAATCGCGGTCTCAGGGTCCGCGGGACGCGCCATCACGATCAAAGGATCGGACACGATGGTGATTCTGGGGCAACGCTGGGCTGAAGTGTACATGAAGGAGCACCCCGGCATCGTCATTCAGGTCACCGGCGGCGGCAGCGGCACTGGCATCGCGGCATTGATCAACGGCACCACCGATATCTGTCAGGCCTCGCGTCCCATGAAGCCGGCAGAAAAGACGAAGATGAAGGAACGCTACTTCACACAGGGAACCGAGATCCCGGTTGCCAAGGACGGCATGACGGTCTACGTGAGTGAGAGCAATCCGGTGTCGCAATTGACCATCGAGCAGTTGCGGAAGATCTATGTGGGCGAGATCACGAGTTGGAAGGATCTCGGCGGCCCGGATGCGGACATCAATCTCTACGGGCGGGAGAACAACTCCGGCACCTATGTCTTCTTCAAGGATAACGTCCTCGAAGGGGAAGATTTCGCGCCGGCCGTGGCGACGCTCCCCGGGACGGCCAGCGTTGTCAATGCGGTGTCCAAGGATCCCAACGGGATCGGTTATGGCGGCGCGGCCTACGCGAAGGGCGTCAAGCAGTGTGCCGTGGCTGTGGCGGCCGACTCTGTGGCCTATCCTCCGACCAAGGAGATGGTGGAAAACGGCAAGTATCCCCTGGCGCGCGACCTCTACTGGTACCTGCGCACCAAACCGGAAGGCGACATCAAGAAGCTGGTCGACTGGGTCCTGTCACCATCGGGACAGGCGGTTGTCACTGAGACAGGGTACTTCCCGGTTGCGTCAAAGGCCACGGCCGGGAAGTGAGGGACGGAAAGCACGGCTGGACCTTGGCCCGCTCTCGGGCGTCATTGTGCAGGCCACGCGACGCTGCAGGCGTGCGGACATGTGGCGTCCGCCGGTCAAACCGCAGAGCACTCAGTCGTGACCGCTGTCGCTTGCGGGGCGATGCAGGCGTTGATCGACGTCGTACTGTTGAGCAGATGGAGGCGTGGCCGGAGTTGTGAGATTGTCATGAGAAGAGCATGTTCTGTCGCCTGGGTCGCGATGCTTCTGGCCGGCGCCGTCTCTGCCGGTGCGGCGGTGACGATCAAGGGTTCCGACACCATGGTGATTCTCGGGCAGCGCTGGGCCGAGGTCTACATGCGCACGCACCCGGGCGC is part of the Candidatus Zixiibacteriota bacterium genome and encodes:
- a CDS encoding sigma 54-interacting transcriptional regulator, with protein sequence MSATVTHTWVAAVEERMKHRDYETALKLLRREADARAGTHGTNDRWTMDALCGECLAFLGRYQEALSVSRQVARALQQGDDHGLYARACFSMSVAQYYLGDLEAACESANLALFTYKRIDAPEGEARALNWLGNILFDRSEYRQAIASYRACADIALRHGLPRWVAVANSNTARTHLLTGHLAEAKETLRGVREFHAENGDVLSVIRFDLSASYADILGHRFAEAEATLQRLRAERTICSYPREEGIWYEYMGELEFSRGRLDAAAAQLECAVSRGVEISSETIIGQSRRLLAEVRLAQGDLDGAIAEGERALVSIRKVGERFEEGAVHRVFGEVCSRRGEVGEAARAFRQSVHILRSIGAQLEWGKSCLSAGRCPLLSNRERLAYLMEAERLFDEVGVSYWVEQTDSELVRISEDTTARIYPRNGDSRNGKPTFVAEDASTVETLRLAERYARSDIAILITGETGTGKDLLARYIHGVSPRHEGPFVSVDLNTIPEALWESELFGHSKGTFTGAAGAKPGLLETAAGGTVFLNEIGDLAVGLQAKLLELLDTKHIRRLGETASRALDVRFIAATNRDLREAVDKGIFRADLFFRLEQAPLHLASLRDRRGDVLPLIRHFLAEFTVPAHCTVDLADQSWVRRALQAAWDGNVRQLRNFLWRLATLTEPNGNGEFARCAEELLDRHPVRSREQGDPGSADQLSVRLRTVLERNNWNQRASARELGISEGGVRHRMRRWDVMRPGLERSPSAPAGR
- a CDS encoding putative sulfate exporter family transporter — protein: MDAKVQDGRRFRLSEDWLAVAIGLFLFLLSLATLGGWDLLGWVVTTKVWTSLAVALKPVSSGYGQLPGWLSLLLTYLFLLGLLSCGAMFLGVGLRKFASAFTLVFVISYVCWIAGGWAHIAATTNQHGSFGISWSLNLTSEAGYIIALIVGLLIGNFAPGWVGAMRGALLPELYIKTAIVVLGGFLGITAAEQLGLATSVIFRGLCAIVEAYLIYWALVYFVARKWFKFSREWSVPLASGISICGVSAAIATGSAIKARPVVPIMVSSLVVIFAVVELIALPFIAQHFLHDEPMVAGAWMGLAVKTDGAAVASGAISESLILAKAAEQGIRYQPGWIMATTTTVKVFIDTFIAVWAFILAWIWSAKIERTTGGRISAVQIWERFPKFIIGYIATFGAVILIGALSPGSVALTKAAMNQANVLRGIFFVMTFFTIGVVSDFRRLWAEGIGRLALVYVICLFGFIIWIGLVISWLFFHGVKPPLL
- a CDS encoding response regulator transcription factor; its protein translation is MAAPRRILVVEDEKDIGDLVVHYLQREGFTAYRVGDGRTALARAEKEKPDLIILDLMLPGIDGLEITRRLRQAEGTMLIPIIMLTAKAEESDKVIGLEMGADDYLTKPFSPRELLARVRSMLRRLERGEKAPSSYQYGPLQIDRARFELKVDGTPIALTAKEFGLLEAFLRARGRVLTREFLLNTVWGYDYYGSTRTVDVHVRHLREKIPLLAAAIVTVKNIGYKLRDEL
- a CDS encoding ATP-binding protein; translation: MPRTWSIAGTIALVAAALGLWASGHWNAATLLLSVVVVLVGVWWSRLRAQRRLAGLTETATRFARGDWNARVPIDPYRRSDVLSELAHDFNQMADEVQWRFLESGRERDQLQAVLANMSDGVLAIDRQGIVRLVNDAFLRFYRSLLADPIGCHQAEAFRDRGLNELLERLLTGEAQESEELETMAPRRRILVARPAMIAAARDDDVWGVLVVRDVTARRRMEQMRRDFVANVSHELRTPLTAIIGYVSALRDLGVSGDEAGRFLDTVERNAARMDRIVGDLLELSRIEAPGYQLTRTEFPLPDLLEEIRSNTGHAFDLKRQTLTLETSSAVDRVYADRDALERMLMNLIDNAGKYTPDGGRINISTAFDGDDLVIVVADNGIGVPEADQARLFERFFRVDRGRSRDMGGTGLGLSIVKHLAEAHGGSASYEPNLPTGSRFIIRLPQTRPD